Below is a window of Cryobacterium sp. PAMC25264 DNA.
GGCAAACGCCACACCGCGCAGGCCCGCGAAGTAGGTCTGGTCGGTGCCCATCAGGATACCGGTGAGGTAGAGCAGCACCGGGCCGATGAGCAGCAGGCCCGTGCGCCACACCGTGCGGCGGTGCCGGGGCAACCAGCGACTGGCGAGCATGGTGGCGACCAGCGCGACCAGCCAGGCTGCGAAGTACGGCAGCACCGGCATGTAGTACGGGGCCTCGACGGGGGTGCCGAGGGTGACGATGTCGGCCCAGCCGAAGACCGCGCCGAGCGCGAGACCGGCCGTGGACGAGACGCTGGGCAGCACGCCCAGCAGGGCCTCGCCGGGCATGGTGAACGGCGTGCCGAGGAGGAAGTAGACCAGGATCGCCAGGAGGACGTTGGTGACGACGCCCAGCCGGAGGGCGTAACCGAGCACGGCGGCGCCGGTGCCCACGATCAGGCCGCCGAGTCCCGCCACGAGGAAGTTGTAGTCGCCGAAGGAGGTCTCCAGGCCCAGGACCCCGAGGAGCGAGAGCAGGCTGAGCACAGCGACATCCGCCCAGGCGGCGGACGGGAACGGACGCAGGGCGGCCAGACGGGCCCGGACCGGACCTGGAGCGGCCGGTGTGACCGGGCCCTGCGGCGTCGCGGTGCGCGGGGTGGGGTCTGAGCGGCTCATCGGTGTACCCGTCGGAGAAGTTTGGGCAGATCGGCCAGATCGCCGATGGTGACGACGGTGAGGCCGGACACGGTGGACAGCCGAGACTGCGCGCCCGGCTCGATCCGGAAGGCGAGGGTGGTCGCGTCCTTGCCGAACAGGGTCTGCGCGGCACGGAACTCGGTGAGGTCGATGGTGGAGCCGGCGACGATCATCACGACGCTGGGCGGCGGGAGCCGGCGGGTGGCGGCGCGGGCGAACTCGCGCAGGCCCGGGAAGAGGTCGCTCACCGGTTCGATGCGGGACGAGTCGTCGAGCAGGGCCACCGGAGTGGCGGTGCGGAGGGCCAGTTTCTCGCTCACCACGCTGAGGCCGGTGCCGTCGCGGATCACGCGCAACGCCAATGAGGCGGTGACGGACACGGCCAGCTCGAACTCGTCCTCCGAGGCGTAATACCGGTTCTCAGCGCTGTGCACGAGCGTGAGCTGGGTGCGTCGGGTCTCTTCGAACTGCCGCACCATGAGCTGGCCGGTGCGCGCGGAGGTGCGCCAGTGCACATTACGCAGGGCGTCGCCGGGCTCGTAGGCGCGCAGGGCGTGGAAAGAGATGTCGTCGCTGGTGATCTTCTTGGTGATCTCGCCCTCGAGGTCGCGCATCAGGCCGGCTGCCGAGGAGGCGATCCGGGTGGTCACCGGGTGCACAAACAGTTCGACGGCTTCGGTCCAGCGCACGGTGCGGCGCAGAAGACCGAGCTGGTCGCCGCGGACGGAGATGGCGGGACCGGCCACGATGACGGCCCGACGGTGCGTGGGCACCGCGAAGAGTTCGTCGTGTTCGGCGGCTGGTGCCAGGCCGGGGATCACGAACTCCGCGATACCGCTGCCGACGGGCAGTTCCATCCGCGCGGGCAGCAGGGCGCGTTCACCGGAGTTGGTGACGGTCATCTGGCCCAGGGCCCGCTCCCCCGCCACCACACGGTGCGGGTTGAGCTGCAGGTCGACGGCGTAGGTGGCCCGACCGACGATGAACGGCACCGCGACCAGGAGCGCCGCCAGGAGCGTGCTGGCCAGGTAGGTGAATTCCACCCAGCCGAACAGGGCGCTCACGGCGAAGGCGAGCACGGCGACCAGGAACACCAGGCGTCCGGCCGGTCCGACCACGTCCGTGACCGGGCGGATGCGCTGCAGTACGAGTGCGACCAGCTGCCGGGCCAGGCGCCAGGCATTGCCGGCGGCCGCCCCGAGCGCGCGCCCCAACGACCTCAGGGCGTGGACGGCCGGAGAGGTTCTCTGGGGGGAACGCTCGGTGCGAAGCGTCATGCGGCGCGGAAGGCGGGAGGAGCGACCTCGACCAGAATGCGGTTGACGATCTCTTCGGCCGTGACGCCGGCGAAGTCGGCCTCCGGGTCGACCATGATGCGGTGGGCCAGCACGGGCACGGCGAGGTCGCGGATGTCGTCGGGGGTGACGAAGGTGCGCCCCTGGGACAGCGCCCAGGTCTTGGCGGCGCGGGCGAGAGCCAGGGCGCCACGCATGCTGACGCCCAGCGTGGAGGAGACGTCGGTGCGGGTGGCGGTGACGATCTCGTTGAGGTAGCCGAGCACGGCGGCGTCGACGAAGACCTCGGAAGCGAGTTGGGCCATGGTCACGACTGAGCTGGACGCGATGATGGGCGTGATGCCGGCATCCCGGGCGCGGTTCGAGGAGTCGAGCAGCAGGGTGACCGCGGTGTCGTGGTCGGGGTAGCCGAGTGAGGTCTTGAACAGGAACCTGTCGAGCTGGGCTTCAGGCAGAGTGTAGGTACCGGCCTGCTCGACGGGGTTCTGGGTGGCGATGACCATGAACGGGCTGCCCACCTCGTGGCTGACGCCGTCGACGGTGACCCGGCCCTCCTCCATGACCTCCAGCAGCGCGGACTGGGTCTTGGGGCTGGCCCGGTTGATCTCGTCGGCGAGCACGATGGACGCGAAGATCGGTCCCTTGTGGAACTCGAAGATGCCCTTGCCCTGGTCGTAGATGGTCACACCGGTGACGTCGGAGGGCAGCAGGTCTGGGGTGAACTGGATGCGCGAGTGGGTGCCGTCGAGGGTGTTGGCCAGCGCCTTGGCGAGCACGGTCTTGCCGGTGCCGGGAAAGTCCTCCAGCAGCACGTGGCCGTTGGTGAGCATGGCGGCGACCACCAGGCGGATCACGTGCTCCTTACCCAGAATGGCCTGTTCGACGTTGCCGACCAGCTTGCCGAACGCCTCGGCGAACCAGTCTGCCTGTTCCTGTGTGACGCTCATTCGATGGTGTCCGTTCTGTTGGTCGTGGTCGGGTCGATCGGGCGGGAGGGCATTACATCGAGTTCCATTCCGCCCCGCTGATCGTGTTGCTGTAGAAGACGAATCCGTCGCTCACCCGGGTCAGGCGCACCCGGATGTTCTCTCCGGCCGGGCGGCTGCCGAGGGTGTTCGTAAGTTCCTGGGTTCCAGTGCGGCCCAGGGAATACCGGCTCTCAGAAACCGAGCCGCCCGAGACCTCCGTGGTGATCAGATAGTCGCCAGGCTCGACATTGGCGTAGGCGACGTTCACGCGGTGACAGATGGATGCGTCGGGGCAGCCGGACACGGAAGCGCCGCGGCCCTTCTGAATGGTCGCGCTCGGCGGGGGCGGCGGCGGGCTCGGCTGCGGAGTAGCGGTGTCAGAGGAGGTCCAGGCGCCGCAGCCGCGCGGGTTGCAGGCC
It encodes the following:
- a CDS encoding DUF58 domain-containing protein, encoding MTLRTERSPQRTSPAVHALRSLGRALGAAAGNAWRLARQLVALVLQRIRPVTDVVGPAGRLVFLVAVLAFAVSALFGWVEFTYLASTLLAALLVAVPFIVGRATYAVDLQLNPHRVVAGERALGQMTVTNSGERALLPARMELPVGSGIAEFVIPGLAPAAEHDELFAVPTHRRAVIVAGPAISVRGDQLGLLRRTVRWTEAVELFVHPVTTRIASSAAGLMRDLEGEITKKITSDDISFHALRAYEPGDALRNVHWRTSARTGQLMVRQFEETRRTQLTLVHSAENRYYASEDEFELAVSVTASLALRVIRDGTGLSVVSEKLALRTATPVALLDDSSRIEPVSDLFPGLREFARAATRRLPPPSVVMIVAGSTIDLTEFRAAQTLFGKDATTLAFRIEPGAQSRLSTVSGLTVVTIGDLADLPKLLRRVHR
- a CDS encoding MoxR family ATPase, which produces MSVTQEQADWFAEAFGKLVGNVEQAILGKEHVIRLVVAAMLTNGHVLLEDFPGTGKTVLAKALANTLDGTHSRIQFTPDLLPSDVTGVTIYDQGKGIFEFHKGPIFASIVLADEINRASPKTQSALLEVMEEGRVTVDGVSHEVGSPFMVIATQNPVEQAGTYTLPEAQLDRFLFKTSLGYPDHDTAVTLLLDSSNRARDAGITPIIASSSVVTMAQLASEVFVDAAVLGYLNEIVTATRTDVSSTLGVSMRGALALARAAKTWALSQGRTFVTPDDIRDLAVPVLAHRIMVDPEADFAGVTAEEIVNRILVEVAPPAFRAA